One window of the Aquila chrysaetos chrysaetos chromosome 8, bAquChr1.4, whole genome shotgun sequence genome contains the following:
- the SC5D gene encoding lathosterol oxidase: protein MDLVLDAADRHLLTPYVYPTGWPEGEPCRQLLSLFVITNLGALALYLLFGTLSYYFIFDHELQKHPQFLENQVRREITYALRSLPWISVPTVALFFAEVRGYSKLYDNIEDSPYGWSGVFLSMLSFLFFTDMGIYWIHRALHHKLLYKRFHKPHHLWKIATPFASHAFHPVDGFMQSLPYHVYPFLFPLHKVTYLGLYIFVNVWTISIHDGDYRVPRLLRHIINGSAHHTDHHLYFDYNYGQYFTLWDKIGGSYKSPTAFEGKGPHDYLRKLREKGPGASDGPPAAKTE, encoded by the exons ATGGATCTGGTCCTGGACGCCGCCGACCGGCACCTCCTCACGCCCTACGTGTACCCCACCGGCTGGCCCGAAGGCGAGCCCTGCCGCCAGCTCCTCAGCCTCTTTGTCATCACCAACCTGGGGGCACTCGCCCTCTACCTGCTCTTCGGCACCCTCAGCTACTACTTCATCTTTGACCATGAACTCCAGAAACATCCCCAGTTCCTAGAG aaCCAGGTGCGTCGGGAGATCACCTACGCGCTGCGCTCCCTCCCCTGGATCAGTGTGCCCACCGTCGCCCTGTTCTTCGCCGAGGTGCGGGGCTACAGCAAGCTCTACGACAACATTGAGGACTCCCCATACG GCTGGTCAGGCGTCTTCCTCAGCATGCtgtccttcctcttcttcaccGACATGGGCATCTACTGGATACACCGCGCTCTCCACCACAAACTGCTCTATAAG CGATTCCACAAGCCCCACCACCTCTGGAAGATCGCGACGCCCTTCGCCAGCCATGCCTTCCACCCTGTCGACGGCTTCATGCAGAGCCTGCCCTACCACGTCTaccccttcctctttcccctgcaCAAAGTCACCTACTTGGGCCTCTACATCTTCGTCAACGTCTGGACCATCTCCATTCACGACGGCGACTACCGCGTCCCCCGCCTCCTGCGGCACATCATCAACGGCTCGGCCCACCACACCGACCACCACTTGTACTTTGACTACAACTATGGGCAGTATTTCACCCTCTGGGACAAGATCGGCGGCTCCTACAAGAGCCCCACGGCCTTCGAGGGCAAAGGCCCCCACGACTACTTGCGCAAGCTCCGAGAGAAAGGCCCGGGGGCATCCGACGGCCCCCCGGCTGCCAAGACCGAGTAG